A window from Culex pipiens pallens isolate TS chromosome 3, TS_CPP_V2, whole genome shotgun sequence encodes these proteins:
- the LOC120432367 gene encoding uncharacterized protein LOC120432367, translated as MAIIDQAVRWFRKLFSKSQAKDVFWLLDYLLILGGTYHRPRGVWRITIWYLYQLLSVFQCCLQILIVVSNLSSLEDQTSTIWSAISLLAMTLCYVKQLLLWRYRESINNLRTFITGSRFCSGNPSYDEALRSKFSRVSQQMVVAILALILLDEVFIAAPSSLRTRWFGIPQWFYSYGYGTALAIELAFYPFFALIWVSKLFCGSATVAIVLLGLRAELQILTQYYGRLTRCLQMELSLGPFLFYDRYQKSPRIRSIFWDQLRLRLGVAVQRHVQLLENLQSLQVLFEKIFFLIYYQSIIAAGAISYVIIRDEFSLCSVAVLTCMSISVLECYWWCHLVDTFQDVNETISRHLLSQCCQLPYSDDHHVDYVKMRTSLLIIAGRSRQSVGFSCCGIFKISTAMFANLLNICYSVLMFLVNVGDGVKPVAQLQAWIGSVVDPGKNDFIEG; from the exons ATGGCAATCATAGACCAGGCAGTGCGTTGGTTTCGAAAATTGTTCAGCAAATCGCAAGCAAAAGATGTGTTCTGGTTGCTGGACTATCTGTTGATCTTGGGAGGAACCTATCACAGACCGAGAGGAGTTTGGCGCATCACGATTTGGTATCTCTACCAGCTGCTGTCCGTTTTCCAGTGCTGTCTTCAGATACTGATAGTCGTCAGCAATTTGAGCAGTTTGGAGGACCAAACCTCAACGATCTGGTCCGCGATATCGCTGCTGGCCATGACTCTGTGCTACGTGAAGCAGTTGCTACTGTGGCGTTACCGCGAGTCGATCAACAACTTGAGGACgttcatcaccggtagtcgatTCTGCTCGGGGAATCCCTCGTACGATGAAGCGCTCCGGAGTAAGTTCTCCCGAGTCTCCCAGCAAATGGTCGTTGCCATACTCGCGTTGATTCTGCTCGACGAAGTCTTCATCGCCGCACCGAGTTCGCTGCGGACGCGATGGTTCGGGATACCCCAGTGGTTTTACTCCTACGGTTACGGAACAGCGTTGGCGATTGAACTGGCCTTCTACCCATTTTTTGCCCTAATTTGGGTGTCGAAGCTGTTTTGTGGCTCCGCCACGGTTGCCATCGTACTGCTCGGATTACGAGCTGAGCTTCAGATATTGACGCAGTACTATGGACGCCTTACGAGATGCTTGCAGATGGAGTTGTCATTGGGGCCGTTCTTGTTCTACGATCGCTATCAAAAGTCCCCTCGAATAAGATCAATATTTTGGGATCAACTAAGGCTTCGCCTTGGTGTCGCGGTTCAGCGTCATGTTCAGCTTCTTGA AAACCTGCAATCCCTCCAAGTTTTGTTCGAAAAGATCTTCTTCCTAATCTACTACCAGTCAATCATCGCAGCGGGTGCCATATCGTACGTGATCATAAGGGACGAGTTCAGTCTGTGCAGTGTTGCCGTCCTAACGTGCATGTCCATCTCCGTTCTGGAGTGCTACTGGTGGTGCCATCTGGTGGATACATTTCAAGATGTG AACGAAACCATTTCCAGGCACCTGTTGAGCCAGTGCTGTCAGCTGCCCTACTCGGACGATCATCACGTGGACTACGTCAAAATGCGGACCAGCTTGCTGATCATTGCCGGGCGATCGCGCCAAAGCGTTGGGTTCAGCTGCTGTGGGATCTTCAAGATATCGACGGCGATGTTTGCCAACCTGTTGAACATTTGCTACTCGGTGCTGATGTTTCTGGTCAACGTAGGCGATGGGGTTAAACCGGTTGCGCAGTTGCAGGCTTGGATCGGGAGCGTGGTTGATCCGGGAAAGAATGACTTTATTGAGGGCTGA
- the LOC120432368 gene encoding uncharacterized protein LOC120432368 — translation MIAAPSPLRKRYFGIPSWFYSYGEATALVVELAFYPTFIIVWVSKLFCSSATVAIVLNGLRTELQILAQYYGHIMKGLQLEVCADPSKFHRHFRKSSQTRSWFWSQLRLRTGVGVQHHVHILEYLQLLQPVFEKIFFLIYYQALIVAGAVFYVTMRDEFTVCSVAVLMCMSISVLECYWWCHLVDSFQDVNNTLSHHLTNQCSQLPHSADHHSEYVQMRTTCMIIAERAHRGVEFSCVGMFTISTAAFANLLNVCYSVLMFLINVCDKVDPVKQFQLWMGSKI, via the exons ATGATTGCTGCTCCGAGTCCCCTACGGAAGCGATACTTTGGAATACCAAGCTGGTTCTACTCCTACGGAGAGGCGACTGCCCTGGTGGTTGAACTTGCGTTCTATCCGACGTTTATCATAGTTTGGGTGTCGAAGCTGTTTTGCAGCTCCGCCACAGTGGCCATCGTGCTGAACGGTTTAAGGACGGAACTTCAGATATTGGCGCAATATTATGGACACATCATGAAGGGTTTGCAGCTTGAAGTTTGTGCGGATCCGTCCAAGTTTCACCGTCATTTCCGCAAGTCCTCTCAAACAAGATCTTGGTTCTGGAGTCAACTGAGACTTCGGACTGGGGTGGGCGTGCAGCATCACGTTCACATTTTGGA ATATCTACAGTTACTTCAACCGGTATTCGAGAAGATCTTCTTCCTGATCTACTACCAGGCCCTGATCGTAGCCGGAGCTGTGTTCTACGTAACCATGCGGGACGAGTTCACTGTGTGCAGTGTTGCCGTCCTAATGTGCATGTCCATTTCCGTCCTGGAGTGCTACTGGTGGTGCCATCTGGTCGATAGCTTCCAGGACGTG AACAACACCCTTTCGCACCACTTGACGAACCAGTGCTCCCAGCTGCCCCATTCAGCAGATCACCACTCGGAGTACGTCCAGATGCGGACCACCTGCATGATCATCGCGGAGCGGGCCCATCGCGGGGTTGAGTTCAGCTGCGTCGGAATGTTCACCATATCGACGGCTGCGTTTGCGAATTTGCTCAACGTTTGCTATTCGGTGCTGATGTTCCTGATAAATGTGTGCGACAAGGTCGACCCGGTAAAGCAGTTTCAACTGTGGATGGGGAGTAAAATTTAG